The following proteins are co-located in the Desulfoscipio sp. XC116 genome:
- a CDS encoding Txe/YoeB family addiction module toxin, whose protein sequence is MNKVFSDIAWRHYLYGQSENKKILKKVNELIRDIERNGNEGLGKPEPLKNELSGYWSRRITDVHRLIYSIDKDNIYIASCKGHY, encoded by the coding sequence ATGAATAAAGTTTTTTCGGATATAGCATGGCGGCATTACTTGTATGGGCAATCGGAGAATAAAAAAATATTAAAGAAAGTCAATGAGTTAATAAGAGACATTGAGAGAAACGGCAATGAAGGATTGGGTAAGCCCGAGCCGTTGAAAAATGAGCTGTCCGGATATTGGAGTCGCCGTATCACTGACGTTCACCGGCTTATTTATAGCATTGATAAAGACAATATTTACATAGCCAGTTGCAAAGGCCACTACTAA
- a CDS encoding Rpn family recombination-promoting nuclease/putative transposase: MSANHIDHDRLFKELLETFFAEFMQLFFPAAAQAIDLKEIKFLQQEVFTDVTVGDRHEVDILVETRLKNEPGLILIHVEPQAYVQRDFHARMFVYFSRLYEKYRRKILPVAVFSYDQDRDEPDTFEQRFSFLDVLRFQFYKLELKKLNWRNYIHSNNPVAAALLSKMGFKAEEKVRVKVEFMRMLARMKLDSARMELLGGFFETYLKLNREEEELFNRELDKIDRKEAVTIMQITTNWHEKGRMEGIKEGRMEGENIGEVKAKQDAICIYMVTRFKVEPGGIRAKVRHLTDRDLLDRILTELFAAGSVEEAQSIILDAVGKVI; this comes from the coding sequence ATGAGTGCAAACCATATCGACCATGATCGCCTGTTTAAAGAGCTTTTAGAAACCTTTTTTGCCGAATTCATGCAGCTTTTTTTCCCCGCCGCCGCCCAAGCCATAGACTTAAAAGAGATTAAATTCTTGCAGCAGGAGGTTTTCACCGACGTTACGGTCGGAGACAGGCATGAAGTAGATATCCTGGTGGAAACCCGTCTCAAAAACGAACCGGGACTGATATTAATCCACGTCGAACCCCAGGCATATGTGCAAAGGGACTTTCACGCGCGGATGTTTGTTTATTTTAGTCGTCTTTACGAGAAGTACCGGCGCAAGATACTTCCCGTAGCCGTATTTAGCTATGATCAGGACCGGGATGAGCCGGACACTTTTGAACAGAGATTTTCCTTTCTGGACGTTCTGCGTTTTCAGTTTTACAAGCTGGAATTAAAGAAGCTTAACTGGCGAAATTACATCCACAGCAACAATCCGGTAGCTGCGGCGCTATTGAGCAAGATGGGATTTAAGGCGGAGGAAAAGGTTCGCGTCAAGGTGGAATTTATGCGCATGCTGGCTCGGATGAAGTTAGACTCGGCGCGCATGGAGCTATTAGGCGGGTTTTTTGAAACCTACCTGAAGCTAAACCGTGAAGAAGAAGAGCTGTTTAACCGGGAGTTGGATAAAATAGATAGAAAGGAGGCCGTTACGATTATGCAAATTACCACCAACTGGCACGAAAAGGGCAGGATGGAAGGTATAAAAGAAGGCAGGATGGAAGGTGAAAATATTGGAGAAGTAAAAGCAAAGCAAGACGCTATCTGCATATATATGGTAACCAGGTTTAAGGTGGAACCGGGCGGCATTCGGGCAAAGGTGCGGCATTTAACTGATAGGGATTTGCTTGATCGCATCTTAACGGAATTATTTGCCGCCGGTTCGGTTGAAGAAGCACAGAGTATTATATTGGACGCCGTGGGAAAGGTGATTTAA
- a CDS encoding TolC family protein — protein sequence MRRVVVTLLITLAMTFGFAFVSFASEEEQNLPGQDYVELSLEEAINNALKNSYNIQQAELDVDRAEEVRDNAWDNHGYMMSKTWVDTQQAYMTAPGMDDNSLFQALSADRAAHIQKKSFEITQDAIRMQVTQGYYDILKKINDIETAKLALEVAERGYKVAKMQKQVGMATETTIQAKNAELEGAKSTLESAQSNLENAYRTLNKMMGKDNNFRPQLATSIEFEKMEIPSLDAAIIKAMNPTQNPYLWSKKEGYELQKYTWTSTQPEEAGKIDIDKASLTYDEARVETRNKMNELNETLKTLEASYVSAQEALTAAELNQKNAQALYDNGMITKDDVVNSQLAVAQAESALLDIKINYGLSKINFEKPWLAFVS from the coding sequence TTGCGGCGGGTTGTAGTTACCCTACTGATAACATTAGCCATGACTTTTGGTTTTGCCTTTGTATCATTTGCCTCGGAAGAAGAACAGAACCTGCCAGGCCAGGATTATGTGGAGCTTTCCTTGGAAGAAGCGATAAATAACGCGCTTAAGAACAGTTATAACATTCAGCAGGCGGAACTTGATGTCGATCGTGCTGAAGAGGTCCGTGACAATGCTTGGGATAACCACGGTTACATGATGAGCAAAACATGGGTAGATACGCAACAAGCGTACATGACCGCACCCGGTATGGATGACAACTCGCTCTTTCAAGCCTTAAGCGCAGACCGTGCCGCGCATATTCAAAAGAAATCTTTTGAAATAACTCAGGATGCCATACGTATGCAGGTTACACAAGGTTATTACGATATTCTGAAAAAGATAAACGATATAGAAACGGCTAAGTTAGCATTGGAAGTAGCCGAGCGTGGTTATAAAGTAGCTAAGATGCAAAAGCAAGTCGGCATGGCCACTGAAACAACGATACAAGCTAAAAATGCGGAACTTGAAGGCGCTAAAAGTACGCTGGAATCCGCCCAATCCAACTTGGAAAACGCTTACCGGACATTGAATAAAATGATGGGCAAAGATAATAATTTCAGACCTCAATTGGCAACATCGATAGAGTTTGAAAAAATGGAGATACCATCGCTCGATGCAGCGATAATAAAAGCCATGAACCCTACTCAGAACCCATATTTATGGAGCAAAAAGGAAGGCTATGAGCTGCAGAAATACACCTGGACATCCACTCAGCCTGAGGAAGCCGGTAAAATCGATATCGATAAGGCCAGTTTAACTTACGATGAAGCCCGGGTTGAGACGCGCAACAAAATGAATGAATTGAACGAAACCTTGAAAACCCTTGAAGCTTCATATGTATCGGCTCAGGAAGCACTAACCGCAGCCGAGCTGAATCAAAAAAACGCCCAAGCTTTATATGACAACGGTATGATAACCAAAGACGATGTTGTTAACAGCCAATTGGCCGTTGCCCAAGCTGAGAGTGCCCTGCTGGATATTAAAATTAACTATGGTTTAAGTAAGATAAACTTTGAAAAGCCATGGTTAGCCTTTGTAAGTTAA
- a CDS encoding sigma-70 family RNA polymerase sigma factor — protein sequence MDEAVKLLVDKSKQGHNEAFEQLIKIYQNKVYALCYQLTNNQSDAQDLAQEAFVKAYRSLSGFRSEADFGTWIHRITVNLWINTKRRQRPEVSLDATLTTDKGEMTFDVPSDEETPEETLERKEFNSLVKMALNDLSEEHRTVLLLREMQGYNYDEIAQITNCSLGTVKSRINRARLNLKQKILQQARARDIKLPYGNKH from the coding sequence TTGGACGAAGCCGTTAAACTACTGGTTGACAAATCAAAACAGGGCCACAACGAGGCGTTCGAACAGCTTATTAAAATATACCAGAACAAGGTTTACGCACTTTGTTATCAACTGACCAACAATCAATCCGACGCCCAGGATCTTGCTCAGGAGGCTTTTGTAAAAGCATACAGATCACTATCCGGTTTTCGCAGCGAAGCAGATTTCGGAACCTGGATACACCGGATAACCGTTAATCTCTGGATAAATACCAAACGGCGCCAAAGGCCGGAAGTTTCTCTGGATGCCACTTTAACCACCGACAAGGGCGAAATGACTTTTGATGTTCCGTCAGATGAGGAAACACCTGAAGAAACTCTGGAACGCAAAGAGTTTAATTCGCTGGTAAAAATGGCTCTCAATGATTTATCCGAGGAACACAGGACTGTTTTATTATTGAGGGAAATGCAGGGTTACAATTACGATGAAATTGCGCAAATAACGAACTGCTCGCTAGGCACGGTTAAATCCAGGATAAACAGGGCGCGTTTAAATCTTAAGCAAAAAATTCTACAGCAAGCCCGGGCCCGTGATATAAAGTTGCCTTATGGAAACAAGCATTGA
- a CDS encoding copper amine oxidase N-terminal domain-containing protein codes for MLKPKTKRTVSLAIALVFLFTVIAPMGAFAADNDYTKYRSTYTYVTADDDVDAGTATVEYDGDFSVAGVTYIQAKLTLPDGVEFSKTPKAENVAANKFAEVNTSGLKPLGSGNYFVKANSSSITLKGEYISDTAWKNFSVNFNFEDQLMPLDIDSDFTGNVDATIEVWGLKGDSIAWTESDDVTIAKVAGSEDVMVSAKSPKIVSKGSGKKGAEIKVYETKPGSLNNKEQEYVVYDILTSGVTFDESTIKDKDSIQAVSFKSGVNDLDYDDDHEQVTLKVNEKSSIFPGDIVFTPYFKVDPKVTGDVKIRVSSEDKDGHSTNTISKTTVTVATVGDAKAKIDKLEDNDTVAYSGQITELDVSMKIETEDGNDFKDGDMMTFELNKGKFVKTDELNIDNNNCEIELYDSEKAFYVSFNDKAGSDFTVDNFYIQLDNDTEPGDITLTISGDYGDLDEATIGVAAAPFTLKADKNPIMTEALNQAAGDITVNEAADGALQEGSVLVFEIPSGIELNGKPKLDVVSGNFDGDITVIDDSMIALEVTDESSDPSEFKITNINYDTGRLALNGDVEVKAYIIDPDVLINESDDNTYKVPTSISDKIDDYDDTGVIATVANATCGSDDLVTATFKVGDEGVAVINGRTLVQVNTLCDVLGLQKSWDEATKTAYFVQNGKVVAFPMGENAVYINGTKIAVDQGGKIIDNYTYASLRGIQMAFGGELEWDDATKTATFNFNK; via the coding sequence TTGTTGAAACCTAAAACAAAGAGAACAGTTTCATTGGCAATTGCTCTGGTATTTTTATTCACGGTAATTGCCCCGATGGGAGCCTTCGCGGCGGATAATGATTATACGAAGTACAGAAGTACTTACACTTATGTTACCGCTGATGACGACGTAGATGCAGGTACAGCCACCGTAGAATATGATGGCGACTTTTCTGTGGCTGGTGTTACCTATATACAGGCCAAATTAACATTGCCCGATGGCGTTGAATTCAGTAAGACGCCTAAGGCAGAGAATGTTGCTGCAAATAAATTTGCAGAAGTAAATACAAGTGGATTAAAGCCATTGGGTAGCGGTAATTACTTTGTTAAGGCTAATTCTTCAAGTATAACTTTAAAAGGAGAATATATAAGTGACACTGCTTGGAAGAATTTTAGCGTTAATTTCAATTTTGAAGATCAACTTATGCCCCTAGACATTGATTCTGACTTTACCGGTAATGTAGATGCAACCATTGAGGTTTGGGGTCTTAAAGGTGACTCGATTGCTTGGACCGAATCCGATGACGTAACCATTGCTAAAGTAGCAGGTTCCGAAGATGTTATGGTATCTGCCAAGTCTCCTAAAATCGTCAGCAAAGGCAGTGGTAAGAAAGGCGCAGAAATCAAGGTTTATGAAACTAAGCCCGGATCACTAAATAATAAGGAACAAGAGTATGTAGTCTATGATATCTTAACCAGTGGCGTGACTTTTGATGAAAGCACAATTAAAGATAAAGATAGTATTCAAGCTGTAAGTTTCAAAAGTGGCGTGAATGACCTTGATTACGACGATGACCACGAGCAAGTCACGTTAAAGGTTAACGAAAAATCCAGTATCTTCCCCGGGGATATTGTATTTACTCCGTATTTTAAAGTAGATCCTAAGGTAACCGGCGACGTGAAAATTCGCGTAAGCAGCGAAGACAAAGATGGGCATAGCACTAACACCATCAGTAAGACTACTGTGACGGTGGCGACCGTTGGCGATGCCAAAGCGAAAATTGACAAGCTGGAAGACAATGACACTGTTGCCTACAGTGGCCAGATAACTGAATTAGATGTTTCAATGAAGATTGAAACCGAAGATGGCAACGACTTCAAAGACGGCGATATGATGACCTTTGAACTTAACAAAGGTAAGTTTGTTAAGACGGATGAACTCAATATTGACAATAATAATTGCGAAATTGAGTTATATGACAGTGAAAAAGCTTTCTATGTAAGTTTTAATGACAAAGCTGGCAGCGACTTCACCGTGGATAATTTCTATATTCAGTTGGATAACGATACTGAACCCGGCGACATCACTTTAACTATCAGTGGTGACTACGGCGACCTTGATGAAGCTACCATCGGCGTGGCAGCTGCCCCCTTCACCTTGAAAGCCGATAAAAATCCGATTATGACCGAAGCCCTTAACCAGGCGGCCGGCGACATCACTGTCAACGAGGCTGCTGACGGCGCTCTGCAAGAGGGCAGCGTGCTTGTGTTCGAGATTCCTTCCGGTATTGAGCTGAACGGCAAGCCCAAGCTGGATGTAGTAAGCGGCAACTTTGACGGCGACATCACCGTTATCGACGACAGCATGATTGCGCTGGAAGTAACCGATGAAAGCTCCGATCCCAGCGAATTCAAGATTACCAACATCAACTATGATACCGGAAGACTTGCTTTGAACGGCGATGTAGAAGTAAAAGCTTACATTATTGACCCGGATGTTCTTATTAACGAAAGTGATGATAATACTTATAAAGTTCCTACTAGCATTTCCGACAAGATTGATGATTATGACGACACCGGCGTTATCGCCACTGTAGCCAACGCTACTTGCGGTAGCGACGATCTGGTAACCGCCACCTTCAAGGTTGGTGACGAAGGCGTGGCAGTGATCAACGGCCGCACTCTGGTACAAGTAAACACTCTGTGCGACGTGCTCGGCCTGCAAAAGAGCTGGGACGAAGCTACCAAGACTGCATACTTCGTACAGAACGGCAAAGTTGTTGCATTCCCGATGGGCGAAAATGCTGTCTACATCAATGGCACCAAGATTGCTGTAGACCAGGGCGGCAAGATCATTGACAATTACACCTACGCTTCCCTGCGCGGCATTCAAATGGCCTTTGGCGGCGAACTCGAATGGGATGACGCCACCAAGACTGCAACATTTAATTTCAATAAGTAA
- a CDS encoding S-layer homology domain-containing protein, whose protein sequence is MRKRSPRRGLWILSLALLLSIAGGGVALAGFSDVKADHWAANIISTMSDRGVIGGYTDGTFKPNKSVSQVEAVCMAVRAMNLQASSTGSLPQVNFPVPEYAENDIRLALQHGLIKNTDQFSAYGDADRAWVARLLVRMIGKEAQAEEELLMPVFTDIHKIPDWAIYYVRVAQDNDLIAGYPDNSFQPDRKVTRAEMVSFLSRASGELPDAGTNTNTGVNAGGSVQQVSGTVNGLIVKVYPEISAFVVEEAGGNLKTLYLPNNASVSVAGSSSQGLNALQPGDEVNVGLDAQGYVMSINVKSRSGSLGTEGVVYDLDLENRFLTLQLGDNRLQPYRLSNYVNVTAQGVRLPTLEDIIKGDQVKVTIEDDEVIGIEILEIASNLSVTGKVITLNTANNFINLEVNGKLYVYSLPANVRVSISGMTSAYISDVREGDTVSAVINNGEVTSLSVTGRRVDDDLTATVMAVDTLNDRITLKDRNGTLIVYDVLSNARIIVDDDDDADLKDLQQDMDVKIRLLDGDIIYLETDNKVGGIITSIDADSLILELQRDNGERKTYFIAKSADVNSKDNRDDVDEIRRGEYAYLVLSGDKVMEIDLRSTVIYRVDTVRDSVDRVDVVDDDEDSDRLYIKAGVDLIMPGVTYPDVDDINEGDLLRAVFSGDDLKSVEVLSPLYGRVTFLDMNGGKVSLELFNGKTTTLSFSNGSAINNDGKTYSSLGALAVGDRVEVIENKDGGYMFRVMEEVSSKLAFSVESDDESVYLVKGSSWERYSLNSNAYIHNSSGKSLAMSNLKSGYRVSIYTIWNMIYEIEIKL, encoded by the coding sequence ATGAGGAAGCGAAGCCCGCGAAGGGGATTATGGATTTTATCGTTGGCCTTGCTGCTGTCTATTGCCGGCGGCGGCGTGGCATTGGCCGGTTTTTCCGATGTAAAGGCCGACCATTGGGCTGCGAATATAATTAGCACCATGTCGGACAGGGGGGTTATAGGCGGTTATACCGATGGAACCTTCAAGCCCAACAAATCTGTTAGCCAGGTCGAAGCAGTATGTATGGCTGTTAGGGCAATGAATCTGCAGGCCTCTTCAACCGGATCACTGCCTCAGGTTAACTTCCCGGTGCCCGAATATGCGGAAAACGATATTAGGCTTGCTTTGCAGCATGGTTTAATAAAAAACACGGACCAGTTCAGTGCTTATGGCGACGCCGACAGAGCCTGGGTGGCCAGGCTGCTGGTGCGGATGATCGGTAAAGAAGCCCAGGCCGAGGAAGAATTATTAATGCCCGTGTTTACCGATATTCACAAAATACCGGATTGGGCGATTTACTACGTAAGGGTGGCCCAGGACAATGATCTTATAGCGGGCTATCCTGATAATTCATTTCAGCCCGATCGTAAAGTCACCCGGGCGGAAATGGTTTCATTCTTAAGCCGCGCATCCGGCGAATTGCCTGACGCAGGCACTAATACAAACACCGGCGTAAACGCCGGCGGCTCCGTGCAGCAAGTTTCCGGTACGGTCAACGGTCTGATAGTGAAGGTATACCCGGAAATCAGCGCATTTGTTGTGGAAGAGGCGGGGGGCAATCTAAAAACCTTATACCTGCCGAATAATGCTTCCGTTTCTGTCGCGGGTTCCAGCAGCCAGGGCTTAAATGCTCTGCAGCCGGGAGATGAAGTAAATGTTGGCTTGGATGCTCAGGGCTATGTTATGAGCATTAACGTCAAATCACGGAGCGGCAGCTTGGGAACAGAAGGCGTTGTATACGACCTGGACCTGGAAAACAGGTTCCTAACCCTTCAATTAGGCGATAATCGGCTGCAGCCTTACCGGTTGAGCAATTACGTCAATGTGACGGCTCAAGGGGTCAGATTGCCTACCTTGGAAGACATTATTAAAGGCGACCAGGTTAAGGTTACCATTGAAGACGACGAAGTTATCGGCATAGAGATTTTGGAGATTGCCTCAAACTTATCCGTAACAGGTAAAGTAATTACTCTTAATACCGCTAATAACTTTATTAACCTTGAAGTAAACGGCAAGCTGTATGTATATAGTTTGCCCGCCAATGTGCGGGTGAGCATTTCCGGTATGACCAGTGCATATATTTCCGATGTGCGGGAGGGGGATACGGTATCGGCGGTCATCAATAATGGTGAAGTGACATCCTTGTCTGTTACCGGCCGCCGGGTTGATGATGATCTTACCGCGACGGTAATGGCTGTGGACACGCTTAATGACCGGATTACCTTAAAAGACCGCAACGGGACGCTAATTGTATATGATGTTTTAAGCAACGCGCGCATTATTGTAGATGATGACGACGATGCGGACTTAAAGGATTTACAGCAGGATATGGATGTAAAAATTCGTCTGCTGGACGGAGATATTATATACCTGGAAACCGATAATAAGGTGGGCGGCATAATTACCAGCATTGACGCCGACAGTTTGATCCTGGAACTCCAAAGGGATAACGGCGAAAGAAAAACTTACTTTATAGCTAAGAGTGCCGACGTGAATAGTAAAGATAATCGGGATGATGTGGACGAGATTAGAAGAGGCGAATATGCCTACCTGGTGTTATCGGGCGATAAAGTGATGGAAATTGACCTGCGCAGTACGGTTATTTACAGGGTTGATACAGTTAGGGACTCCGTAGACCGGGTGGATGTGGTTGATGACGATGAAGACAGCGACCGGCTCTATATAAAAGCCGGAGTGGATCTGATTATGCCGGGAGTAACTTATCCCGATGTGGATGATATTAATGAAGGCGATCTTCTGCGGGCTGTTTTCAGCGGCGACGATTTGAAATCAGTGGAGGTGCTTAGCCCGCTGTACGGGCGGGTTACTTTCCTTGATATGAACGGCGGCAAGGTGAGCCTGGAATTATTCAATGGCAAAACCACTACGCTTTCCTTTAGTAACGGCAGCGCGATAAATAACGACGGTAAAACATACTCCTCGCTAGGTGCTCTGGCCGTTGGCGACCGGGTGGAGGTTATAGAAAATAAAGACGGCGGATATATGTTCAGGGTTATGGAGGAAGTGTCCAGCAAGCTGGCCTTTAGTGTCGAAAGCGATGATGAAAGCGTCTACCTGGTGAAAGGAAGCAGTTGGGAAAGATACAGTCTGAATAGTAATGCATATATCCATAACAGCAGCGGAAAATCTTTAGCTATGAGCAATCTGAAGAGTGGCTATAGGGTTTCCATATATACGATATGGAATATGATTTACGAAATTGAAATTAAATTATAA
- a CDS encoding MarR family transcriptional regulator, protein MSREVLSRYIDRLDEMGRHFLRRMHQELAQTMDKGVTGNQFIVLKMIYDQGRRTVSEVADELCVSLSAVTAQVDRLCRMGMVERRRSEKDRRVVWLQLTNEGRAVVKDCQAGRQRVIQRYLGRLEEEELLHMIEIYEKILHFMKLEEKGGGCQIRIMNKNHE, encoded by the coding sequence TTGAGCCGGGAGGTTCTTTCTCGCTACATTGACCGCTTGGATGAAATGGGCCGTCACTTTCTGCGCAGAATGCATCAGGAATTGGCGCAAACCATGGATAAAGGCGTTACGGGGAATCAATTTATAGTTTTAAAGATGATTTACGATCAGGGCCGCAGAACCGTATCGGAAGTTGCCGATGAGTTATGCGTGTCTTTGAGCGCTGTCACTGCGCAGGTGGATAGGCTATGCCGCATGGGGATGGTGGAACGCCGTCGGTCGGAAAAGGACCGTCGGGTGGTGTGGCTTCAACTGACGAATGAGGGACGCGCCGTTGTCAAGGATTGTCAGGCGGGAAGGCAGCGGGTGATTCAACGCTATTTGGGGCGGTTGGAGGAGGAAGAACTACTTCATATGATAGAGATTTATGAAAAAATACTGCATTTTATGAAATTGGAGGAAAAAGGGGGGGGCTGTCAAATAAGAATCATGAATAAGAACCACGAATAA
- a CDS encoding type II toxin-antitoxin system Phd/YefM family antitoxin, translated as MIATSYSSVRQNFKRYCDKAANDFETIIITRERGDNVVMLSEAEYNNLLENLYVRSNPKYYNELLQSIEQLKKGKGKKRELLDE; from the coding sequence ATGATAGCTACAAGCTATTCGTCCGTAAGGCAAAATTTTAAAAGATATTGTGATAAGGCCGCAAACGATTTTGAGACGATTATTATTACTCGTGAGCGTGGCGATAATGTAGTTATGCTATCCGAAGCGGAGTATAATAACCTTTTGGAAAATCTCTATGTGAGAAGTAATCCGAAATATTATAATGAACTTTTGCAATCCATAGAACAGCTAAAAAAGGGCAAGGGCAAGAAAAGAGAATTGCTTGATGAATAA
- a CDS encoding DUF6516 family protein, producing the protein MVKILQLLNKTEIIKSYEIQDFKHGEDFYYIKVQAKLVNETTLFIREYASEEDYNYSYHWQEDNSQLIIRWDNAPHHKQIKTFPHHKHIGEKVLPSYEIGIHEVLTYIDIILKN; encoded by the coding sequence GTGGTAAAGATACTACAATTACTAAATAAAACCGAAATAATAAAATCTTATGAAATCCAAGACTTTAAACATGGGGAAGATTTTTACTATATTAAAGTGCAAGCCAAATTAGTGAACGAAACAACTCTTTTTATTCGAGAATATGCATCCGAAGAAGATTATAACTATTCCTATCACTGGCAGGAAGATAATTCACAATTAATAATTAGGTGGGACAATGCCCCTCATCACAAGCAGATAAAGACATTTCCCCACCACAAACATATAGGGGAAAAGGTTTTACCATCATATGAAATTGGAATACATGAAGTATTAACTTATATTGATATCATTCTTAAAAACTAA
- a CDS encoding zf-HC2 domain-containing protein, with product MKCNNYMHDLISAWLDGELDRGEAEKVEKHLGECAACREHLAILREIQTELRACAMEMSAPEGLSAAVMARIAEPEAGLPRSARNDNNEGSTRFAAGNDGKGGLWRWRSVAASWKRGIAAAAATILVAGASYAMVTQANLVTRVQMADNNKVQLEEINSDNNGTKIAANNHGDNLGQIPETNNGATGGTDNNKGNSDTPNNQGENDVKNTPSETTVNNTPQTPKPPADIRQTPEMVALLSVDKERIIRSTLIKARVEEPDTARERVNSLAEKYKASIRQTGSQNTAEGSLTGYEMTIDRDKAGNLVNDLKTVGTVINKDESSKNIGDQYNKQVEQYQSLAAQLKSSDDAAKQEELTSKMNAIEQQLKTWESDTGKQTIVIWLEN from the coding sequence ATGAAATGCAACAATTACATGCATGACTTAATTTCTGCCTGGCTGGACGGCGAGTTGGATCGCGGCGAGGCCGAGAAGGTGGAGAAGCATCTGGGCGAGTGCGCCGCCTGCCGGGAGCATCTGGCGATTTTGCGGGAAATCCAAACCGAACTGCGCGCTTGCGCGATGGAAATGTCCGCGCCCGAAGGGCTGTCTGCCGCGGTTATGGCACGTATTGCCGAACCGGAAGCGGGATTGCCGCGCTCCGCTCGCAATGACAATAATGAGGGATCGACGCGCTTCGCTGCCGGCAATGACGGTAAGGGCGGCTTGTGGCGATGGAGAAGTGTTGCGGCCAGCTGGAAACGCGGTATTGCCGCGGCGGCTGCCACTATTCTGGTTGCCGGTGCAAGCTATGCCATGGTCACACAAGCAAATCTGGTTACCAGGGTACAGATGGCTGATAATAACAAAGTTCAGCTGGAGGAAATTAATTCAGATAATAATGGTACTAAAATAGCGGCAAATAATCACGGAGACAACCTCGGACAAATACCGGAGACCAATAATGGCGCTACCGGCGGCACGGATAATAATAAGGGCAACTCCGATACCCCAAACAATCAGGGCGAAAATGATGTTAAAAATACTCCGTCTGAAACAACCGTGAATAACACTCCACAAACACCCAAACCACCGGCTGATATCCGGCAAACCCCGGAGATGGTCGCTTTGCTTAGCGTTGATAAGGAACGGATTATCAGAAGCACCCTGATCAAGGCCAGGGTTGAGGAGCCCGATACAGCGCGGGAACGGGTAAACTCACTGGCAGAGAAGTATAAAGCAAGCATCAGGCAAACGGGGTCGCAGAATACCGCCGAGGGATCTCTCACAGGATATGAAATGACGATTGACCGGGATAAAGCCGGCAATTTGGTAAATGATCTTAAGACTGTCGGCACTGTGATTAATAAGGATGAAAGCAGCAAGAATATCGGCGATCAATATAACAAGCAGGTGGAACAATATCAATCTCTGGCCGCTCAGCTAAAGAGCAGTGACGATGCCGCAAAACAGGAAGAATTGACCTCAAAAATGAATGCCATTGAGCAGCAGCTGAAAACCTGGGAAAGTGACACCGGCAAGCAGACCATTGTTATTTGGCTGGAGAATTAA